The genomic region GGTGACGCGACCGCCCGGGCTTTTCAAATCCTGTTCCATTTGCTGACGTAGTTTCTCGGCGAAATGTTCAGCACCATGCCAGTCGGTATTCGGTAGCAACAATAGAAATTCTTCGCCACCAAAACGGAAAAACCGATCGACCTGACGGATATGCTCGCTGGCCAGGTGGGCAAAGCGCACCAGCACTTGATCGCCGGCATCGTGGCCATGACGGTCGTTGATTTGTTTGAAGTGATCCAGATCGATCAGAATCAGCGACACCGGATTTACATCACGCTTGAAGGTGTCGACGGCACGCTGCAACTCGACGGTCATGATGCGCCGATTCAAGGCTCCAGTCAGCGGATCACGTGTTGCCAGTTGTTCCAGTTTGCGGTGTTGCAAATCGTAGCGGAAGGAAATGATGTAGCTGAGTGTGCCCAGTAACAGCGCCGTTGCCGTGAATGACACCATCTGTGGCACCGAGGAAAAAGCGCGACCATCGACGACCAGAAAAATAATCGCGGCCAGCGTGATGGTGGCGGCATAGAGGCGATGTCGGGTCAGGAAAAAATTGGTGACGATTGCCGTCGACATCCAGAATAACCCGGCAACGCCAAGTAACTCTGAACTCGCGCAGGCACCAACGCTGCTGACCAACACCAGCACGCGTCCGGCGCGTTCATTATTGCCGCTGCGCCAGGCGTAGACGACGACACCGCCGATCAACAACACCAGCAGCGTGTCGAGTACACCGACCCAGAAATTCCCACTGAGAAAACGATAAGCCGCGAACGGGCTGATGACAGCAACCGTGCAGGCGCCAAACACCGAAATGATGGCTAACTGAAAATCCGTCTGCAGGCGGTTAAGTAATGGAGATGCTCGGGTATTCATTTCTGCACCGTACCTCATTCATCCTTGAATTTGCGGTGTGCACAGCGATGCCGAAGCATAGCACCGATGCGTCGCCGGCGCTATGCACAATGGGCACGCTCGAATCAGATAGGCGCGATCAGAGGTAGCGAATCAGCCAGCTCCACGGCGTATGCAGATGTGCAGCGCCGATGATGTAGATGAACGTCGCGACGGCCAGCAGAAAATAGAACAGCTTTTCAACGAAGCCCTTGGCTCTTTTCACGGCCATGTAGCCAAACACGATGTAGACAATCAGACCGATGACTTTTGCGGTCAGCCAGGCATGCACGAACGGATACTGCTGCATCAGATAGGACAGATAGATCGCGGATACCAGCAACGCGGTATCGATGATATGCGGCAGCACCCGGTAGGCAAACGCGTTGTTGTTGTAGCTCATCAGCGCGCGCAAGCCGCGCCACAAAAACAACAATCCGCTGAGCACAACGGCAGTGATATGGATGTGTTTGACGATGGTATAGAGCATGGCGACGTCTTTATTGTTTGGTTAAGAAAACAGCCCGCCGAAGCGGGCCGTGTATCGGCAATTAGAATTTACCGGCCAGTTTCTTGTTGCGCATGATGCACAGGAAATCGCAGGCGATATGGGCCGCAGCCAGCGCCGTGATTTCGCTCTGATCATAAGACGGCGCTACTTCAACGACATCGGCGCCAATCAGGTTCACATCACCAAGCGCCCGCACGATGTTAAGGGCTTGCGCGGTCGACAGACCGCCGGCGACCGGCGTGCCGGTGCCCGGGGCATAACTCGGATCCAGACAGTCGATATCGAAGGTCAGGTAAACCGGGTTATTGCCGATGGCGTTCTTGATTTCGGCAATCGTTGCCGCGACACCGTTTTCGTGCACCCAGGGCGCGAACAGCATGTTCATGCCCATGTAGTCGTCATTCCAGGTGCGGATGCCGACCTGCACCGAGCGCTTCGGATCGATCAGGCCTTCGTTGATGGCCTTGTAGAACATCGTGCCGTGATTCAGCGAGTCCGGCGAATCATCCGGCCAGGTATCGCAATGGGCATCGAAATGGATGATCGATAGCGGCGCGCCGTATTTTTCCGCATGTGCCTTCAGCAGCGGATAAGTGACGTAATGATCGCCACCGAAGGTCAGCATCTTGGCGCCGCTGGCCAGAATGGTGCGGGCATGGTCGATGATGCTGTCTTTAATGGTCATTGGATTATGAGCATCGAAATAGCAATCGCCGTAATCGACGACGGCCAGATCATCGAACGGATCGAAACCCCAAGGGTAAGGCTTCAGTTCCGCCAGTTGTACCGAGGCAGCGCGAATCGCCTGCGGGCCCATGCGGGCGCCGGAGCGGAAGGTGCAGGCCAAATCGAGCGGAATGCCGCTGATGGCGACATCAACTCCAGTCAAATCCCGGGTGTAGCGGCGGCGCATGAACGACAGCGCGCCGGCATAGGTATTTTCAATCGAGGAGCCGTAAAGGGAAGGACGGCGAAAGGCGCCATCGCCTTTGATGATTTCACTCATGGTGCATGACTTCGAATAGCGTCCACCTGCGTCGGTGAACTCCCGGTCGTTTGAGTGGCCGACGGGTAAAGGCCTGGCTGGCAAGTGTAGCGGGTTGGCGGGGTGAACTCAAAAATCCGCGGACTTTCAGGACCGGCGATATGACCATAAATTGCCGAATAGATTCATTGTGCGTGGAGTTTCCTGGCCGTTTAGAAGTCGACGCTGCCTACAACAAATCGCGCAGCCGGTACCAGGCCATCGCCAGCACCAGCGCCGGGGTTCGAAACATCGTGCCGCCGGGAAAATTGTGGTGCGGAATCCTGGCGAACATATCGAAGCGTTCAGCCTGGCCACTGATCGCATCAGCAATCAGCCGCCCGGCCATGCCGGTCAGCGCGACACCATGGCCGGAAAAACCCTGGGCGAAAAACACAT from Permianibacter aggregans harbors:
- a CDS encoding GGDEF domain-containing protein, with translation MNTRASPLLNRLQTDFQLAIISVFGACTVAVISPFAAYRFLSGNFWVGVLDTLLVLLIGGVVVYAWRSGNNERAGRVLVLVSSVGACASSELLGVAGLFWMSTAIVTNFFLTRHRLYAATITLAAIIFLVVDGRAFSSVPQMVSFTATALLLGTLSYIISFRYDLQHRKLEQLATRDPLTGALNRRIMTVELQRAVDTFKRDVNPVSLILIDLDHFKQINDRHGHDAGDQVLVRFAHLASEHIRQVDRFFRFGGEEFLLLLPNTDWHGAEHFAEKLRQQMEQDLKSPGGRVTISIGAAVLKNGEDWPCWLARADAALYKAKSLGRNRAELDEHGAPHSPEFIRVTN
- a CDS encoding SirB2 family protein, which gives rise to MLYTIVKHIHITAVVLSGLLFLWRGLRALMSYNNNAFAYRVLPHIIDTALLVSAIYLSYLMQQYPFVHAWLTAKVIGLIVYIVFGYMAVKRAKGFVEKLFYFLLAVATFIYIIGAAHLHTPWSWLIRYL
- the speB gene encoding agmatinase codes for the protein MSEIIKGDGAFRRPSLYGSSIENTYAGALSFMRRRYTRDLTGVDVAISGIPLDLACTFRSGARMGPQAIRAASVQLAELKPYPWGFDPFDDLAVVDYGDCYFDAHNPMTIKDSIIDHARTILASGAKMLTFGGDHYVTYPLLKAHAEKYGAPLSIIHFDAHCDTWPDDSPDSLNHGTMFYKAINEGLIDPKRSVQVGIRTWNDDYMGMNMLFAPWVHENGVAATIAEIKNAIGNNPVYLTFDIDCLDPSYAPGTGTPVAGGLSTAQALNIVRALGDVNLIGADVVEVAPSYDQSEITALAAAHIACDFLCIMRNKKLAGKF